The following proteins are encoded in a genomic region of Marinitoga hydrogenitolerans DSM 16785:
- a CDS encoding HEAT repeat domain-containing protein: protein MDLKKMLFSSDKYQILKALEIILRDNKNEYAKELFKLLKYENEILIQESIIYTLKHLNLDNISDDLFFEFLKEENLLLKEFVLSILSTSKKVKVLGKLLESEDKDFRKYALDGLYRTNTKEAIPLIAKCLDDPDINNQIAAVEYLGLLGAEDYAEKIAKKLSNTKNLFLISTILETLSIIGNENTDKIIEEKLKTISNPYLYLPYAKYIFKRKNIFKGIEFFKNSEKKELILKEFLEFISKNSRNIYLYTKLRKEIASILSALLKENIPNEYKYDILMILDNLLEDEIIEVIKENIKHLEGAGLIAAIEIINEKKLISLKKEILNMNLPEEMKYLIEETFEDWEMEE from the coding sequence ATGGATTTGAAAAAAATGCTTTTTTCATCTGATAAATATCAAATATTAAAAGCATTAGAAATTATTCTTAGGGATAATAAAAATGAGTATGCCAAAGAATTATTTAAATTATTAAAATATGAAAATGAAATTCTTATTCAGGAATCCATAATTTATACATTAAAACATTTGAATTTAGATAATATTTCAGATGATCTTTTTTTTGAGTTTTTAAAAGAGGAAAATTTGCTATTAAAGGAATTTGTACTTTCAATATTGAGTACATCAAAAAAGGTTAAAGTTTTAGGAAAACTATTAGAATCAGAAGACAAAGATTTTAGAAAATACGCTTTGGATGGTTTATATAGAACTAATACAAAAGAGGCTATTCCGCTAATAGCTAAATGTCTTGATGACCCAGATATAAATAATCAAATAGCGGCAGTGGAATATCTTGGATTGCTTGGCGCAGAAGATTATGCTGAAAAGATTGCTAAAAAACTATCAAATACAAAAAATTTATTTTTAATTTCAACAATATTAGAAACTCTTTCAATTATTGGAAACGAAAATACCGATAAAATTATAGAAGAAAAACTTAAAACAATATCCAATCCTTATCTGTATCTCCCCTATGCTAAATATATTTTTAAAAGAAAAAATATATTTAAAGGTATAGAGTTTTTTAAAAACTCGGAGAAAAAGGAATTAATTTTAAAAGAATTTTTGGAATTCATTTCTAAAAATTCTCGCAATATATATCTTTATACCAAATTAAGAAAAGAAATTGCAAGTATCTTATCAGCTCTTTTAAAAGAGAATATTCCTAATGAATATAAATATGATATTTTAATGATTTTAGATAATCTACTTGAAGATGAAATTATTGAAGTGATAAAAGAAAATATTAAACATTTAGAAGGAGCAGGATTAATTGCTGCAATAGAAATTATCAATGAGAAAAAGTTAATATCTTTAAAAAAAGAGATTTTAAATATGAATCTTCCAGAAGAGATGAAATATTTAATTGAAGAAACATTTGAAGATTGGGAGATGGAAGAATGA
- a CDS encoding PAS domain-containing sensor histidine kinase — protein MYIDIDYILIPIAVINENGEIIKSNLSFKNFFDNKNFFELLNKNFINIIKNILKERGLFFSIERKNKKILKSNYFFTINIHPINDLFIVELTPKNKEIIAESSFNKKISMLYSLINFTIKIPNLYYSLKSLNKKEVIENFINLLIEYNLISNYSEEKKYKHYFEIFDTKFYYDITEDIPINIKNFIIKIIDIHSQALEIMFKNIYSQKKSFDYLSIANNLIVGMFHEINNPLSIILMETEMLSAKIDEKYQKDLKIISDNLYRIIEITKLFKSLVKGDEIQIKLNLIDILKDVVKFMRYKANQKIQINLYVDSWKPHYIIGNRQELMIVFSNLIENAIEAIQETEKNGIINISLNEFPTFYNLIIEDNGIGISEENINRIFEPFFTTKSKRGMGYGLFFVYNICMKHNIEINVDSTLGKGTTFILKIPKIKEE, from the coding sequence ATGTATATTGATATTGACTACATTTTAATTCCAATAGCTGTTATTAATGAAAATGGAGAAATCATAAAGAGTAATTTATCTTTTAAAAATTTTTTTGATAATAAAAATTTCTTTGAACTACTAAACAAAAATTTTATTAATATAATCAAAAATATTTTAAAAGAACGTGGTCTATTTTTTAGTATTGAAAGAAAAAACAAAAAAATATTAAAATCAAACTATTTCTTCACCATAAATATTCATCCTATTAACGATCTTTTCATTGTTGAATTAACACCGAAAAACAAAGAAATTATTGCAGAAAGCTCTTTTAATAAAAAAATATCTATGCTTTATTCTTTAATCAATTTTACAATAAAGATTCCTAACCTTTATTATTCATTAAAATCTCTTAATAAAAAGGAAGTTATAGAAAACTTTATTAATCTTCTAATTGAATATAATCTAATTTCTAACTATTCTGAAGAAAAAAAATATAAGCATTATTTTGAAATATTTGATACTAAATTTTATTATGATATAACAGAAGATATTCCTATAAACATTAAAAATTTTATTATAAAGATTATAGATATTCATTCCCAAGCATTAGAAATAATGTTTAAAAACATATACTCTCAAAAAAAGAGTTTTGATTATTTGAGTATTGCAAATAATTTAATCGTTGGTATGTTTCATGAAATAAATAATCCATTATCAATTATATTAATGGAAACAGAAATGCTTTCTGCAAAGATTGATGAAAAATATCAAAAAGACCTTAAAATAATTTCTGATAATTTATATAGAATTATTGAAATAACAAAATTATTTAAAAGTCTTGTTAAAGGTGATGAAATACAAATAAAATTAAATTTAATAGATATACTAAAAGATGTTGTTAAATTTATGCGTTATAAAGCTAATCAAAAAATTCAAATAAATTTATATGTCGATTCATGGAAACCACATTATATTATTGGAAATCGCCAGGAATTGATGATTGTATTTTCGAATTTAATAGAAAATGCTATTGAAGCTATACAAGAAACTGAAAAAAATGGAATTATAAATATATCCTTAAATGAATTTCCTACTTTTTATAACCTTATTATTGAAGATAATGGTATAGGTATTTCAGAAGAAAATATAAATAGAATATTTGAACCTTTCTTTACAACAAAATCAAAAAGAGGTATGGGTTACGGATTATTTTTTGTATATAATATTTGCATGAAACATAATATTGAAATAAATGTCGATAGCACTTTAGGTAAAGGCACAACCTTCATTTTAAAAATACCTAAAATAAAGGAGGAGTGA
- a CDS encoding chemotaxis protein CheA, with protein sequence MKMQFDKDFIKGVLKDFKEELSENINFAENSIIEFENNPAPEIINSLMRAFHSIKGVSRLLLSMDIPEDYVENAQKIEKISHSLEDYVLMFEKNPKGVKNIDKIYEGIDILKSLLKSFENKEKSIDIKPFLKRIKSKNKIYEKEEIDGKLKVFLNISSQLFEYLEKAEKYEESQLKRMSFPAINALKRLGKEDLTQSFQKIIDFALKGDRDSAKKNIDEFYKKLFIKNGIENKPELQYKPEFSNTIRIDVKKLNNIMNLVGELITLKNSSSFLLKELLDVSSSLYKEYKKIFSNLEKITTDLQDQIRKLKMVPIKELLYKYKRLIRELSKNQNKEINYEISGGEIEIDRLVLERLVDPLTHLIRNAVDHGIETIDERVKLGKNKEGLIKINTYYESGYVLIEIIDDGKGIDPEKIRKKAKEKGFNTNLSDDEIIQYIFEPGFSTSETINEISGRGVGMDVVKNNIEELNGSISFETKLNQGTKFILKIPSSLSIIDGIMFYCGKEKYIFPFEEIEQVIKLEKNKLHNYSNTVFAEYNSELIPVYDLKGILENKMYNFEEIIQREYEYDLMPMIIINYNGDNLAILIDKFIEENEFLIKPLPEYLKQNFIFGSTILGNGEVVLILRPIGLIIQ encoded by the coding sequence ATGAAAATGCAATTTGATAAAGATTTTATTAAAGGTGTATTGAAAGATTTTAAGGAAGAATTGAGTGAAAATATAAATTTTGCAGAAAATTCAATAATAGAATTTGAAAACAATCCAGCTCCAGAGATTATAAATTCTTTAATGAGAGCTTTCCATAGTATAAAGGGAGTATCAAGATTATTATTATCTATGGATATCCCTGAGGATTATGTAGAAAATGCTCAGAAAATAGAAAAGATATCCCATTCTCTTGAGGACTATGTACTAATGTTTGAAAAAAATCCAAAAGGTGTAAAAAATATAGATAAGATTTATGAAGGTATAGATATTTTAAAAAGTTTATTGAAATCATTTGAAAACAAAGAAAAATCAATAGATATAAAACCATTTTTAAAAAGAATAAAAAGCAAGAATAAAATTTATGAAAAAGAAGAAATTGATGGAAAATTAAAGGTTTTTTTAAATATATCTTCACAACTTTTTGAATATTTAGAAAAGGCAGAAAAATATGAAGAATCACAATTAAAAAGAATGTCATTTCCGGCAATTAATGCATTAAAACGCCTTGGAAAAGAAGATTTAACACAAAGTTTTCAGAAAATAATAGATTTTGCATTAAAAGGGGATAGAGATTCTGCAAAAAAGAATATAGATGAATTTTATAAAAAATTATTTATTAAGAATGGTATAGAAAACAAACCTGAATTGCAATATAAACCAGAATTTTCTAATACAATTAGAATTGATGTTAAAAAACTTAATAATATTATGAATTTAGTTGGTGAATTAATCACATTAAAAAATTCTTCCTCTTTTCTATTAAAAGAATTATTGGATGTTTCATCATCTTTGTATAAAGAATATAAAAAAATTTTTTCGAACTTAGAAAAAATAACCACAGATTTACAGGATCAAATAAGAAAGTTAAAAATGGTACCTATAAAAGAATTGCTTTATAAATATAAAAGGTTAATTAGAGAATTATCAAAAAATCAGAACAAAGAAATAAATTATGAAATTTCTGGAGGAGAAATAGAAATAGATAGATTAGTTTTAGAACGTTTGGTAGACCCTTTAACACATTTGATTAGAAATGCTGTTGATCATGGTATTGAAACTATTGATGAAAGGGTAAAATTAGGAAAAAATAAAGAAGGTTTAATAAAAATAAATACTTATTATGAAAGTGGTTATGTTTTAATTGAAATAATAGATGATGGAAAAGGAATTGATCCAGAAAAAATCAGGAAAAAAGCAAAAGAAAAAGGTTTTAATACAAATTTATCAGATGATGAAATAATACAATATATTTTTGAACCAGGATTTAGTACATCTGAAACAATAAATGAAATATCGGGACGTGGAGTTGGTATGGATGTTGTTAAAAATAATATTGAAGAATTAAATGGATCTATTTCTTTTGAAACAAAATTAAATCAAGGAACAAAATTTATTTTAAAAATTCCAAGTTCTCTTTCAATTATCGATGGAATAATGTTCTATTGCGGTAAGGAAAAATATATATTCCCTTTTGAGGAAATAGAACAGGTGATAAAATTAGAGAAAAACAAATTACATAATTATTCAAATACGGTATTTGCAGAATATAACAGTGAATTAATTCCAGTGTATGATCTAAAAGGGATTTTAGAGAATAAAATGTATAATTTTGAAGAAATTATACAAAGAGAATATGAATATGATTTAATGCCTATGATTATTATAAATTATAATGGAGACAATTTAGCAATATTAATAGATAAATTTATTGAGGAGAATGAATTTCTAATAAAACCTTTACCAGAATATTTGAAACAGAATTTTATTTTTGGTTCTACAATTTTAGGAAATGGAGAAGTTGTTTTAATACTTAGACCTATTGGTTTAATAATACAATAG
- the nadE gene encoding NAD(+) synthase gives MIEKIKNFIKDNIDKYEYNGAMIGISGGIDSAVVGKLCVDTLGKERVKGLILPERDSSPETLNDAKLVCEFLNIEYKIVNISPILRKMGVYRLEPPTFFIPRKIQENYVKKEFEKRRYINDLMNKGDEKFLKGLAYYRSKHRVRMILLYFYAEQLNYAVIGTTNKSELKTGFYVKYGDDSVDIEPIMHLYKTQVFEIAKELRIPEKIIYKSPSPDLVPGITDEYAMGISYADLDRILIKLENKEDLSDENDEMVKKVKKILDAAKYREIKNLHLR, from the coding sequence ATGATTGAAAAAATTAAAAACTTTATTAAAGATAACATTGATAAATATGAATATAATGGTGCTATGATAGGAATTAGCGGTGGAATAGATTCAGCAGTTGTTGGAAAATTATGTGTAGATACCCTTGGAAAAGAAAGAGTTAAAGGTTTAATTTTGCCTGAAAGAGATTCGTCTCCAGAGACATTAAATGATGCAAAATTAGTATGTGAATTTTTAAATATAGAATATAAAATAGTTAATATATCTCCAATATTAAGGAAGATGGGTGTGTATAGATTAGAACCGCCTACATTCTTCATTCCAAGAAAAATACAAGAAAATTATGTCAAAAAAGAATTTGAAAAAAGACGTTATATAAATGATTTAATGAATAAAGGAGATGAAAAATTTTTAAAAGGTCTTGCATATTATAGATCAAAACATAGAGTTAGAATGATTTTATTATATTTTTATGCAGAACAATTAAATTATGCAGTAATTGGTACAACAAATAAATCAGAATTAAAAACAGGATTTTATGTAAAATATGGCGATGATTCAGTTGATATAGAACCTATTATGCATTTATATAAAACACAGGTTTTTGAAATAGCAAAAGAATTAAGAATACCAGAAAAAATAATATATAAATCACCATCACCAGATTTAGTTCCTGGAATTACAGATGAATATGCTATGGGAATAAGTTATGCAGATTTGGATAGAATTTTGATTAAATTAGAAAATAAAGAAGATTTATCAGATGAGAATGATGAAATGGTAAAAAAAGTAAAGAAAATTTTAGATGCAGCAAAATATAGAGAAATAAAAAATCTTCATTTAAGATAA
- a CDS encoding response regulator produces the protein MKILHIDDSNLSLKMLRVLLESHFENTEIISIKPDKYKEHKAKFKKYDMIIIDLTMPVISGFEIIEDLKKENIDIFKVVYSSNVQNIVKKRLSKDINLFLEKPANKEQIKLLKRMYELWKEKK, from the coding sequence ATGAAAATACTCCATATTGATGATTCTAATCTTTCTTTAAAAATGCTAAGGGTTTTATTGGAATCACATTTTGAAAATACCGAAATTATATCAATAAAGCCTGATAAATACAAAGAACATAAAGCTAAATTTAAAAAATATGATATGATTATTATTGATTTAACTATGCCTGTGATTTCTGGTTTTGAGATAATTGAAGATTTAAAAAAAGAAAATATCGATATTTTTAAAGTTGTATATTCTTCTAATGTTCAAAATATTGTAAAGAAAAGACTCTCAAAAGATATAAATTTATTTTTAGAAAAACCTGCAAATAAGGAACAAATCAAATTATTAAAAAGGATGTATGAATTATGGAAAGAAAAAAAATAA
- a CDS encoding CheR family methyltransferase, whose protein sequence is MINVLDFNQIRDYIYSKTGIYIEDKRIYYFKNRILRRMKKLAINDLMLYFNFLKYSEYSEIELSKLINEITVNETYFFREFQQLQTFAEYALKDVLSRKNNRIIKVLSAGCASGEEPYTISIILNEMLESKYTFKIDAFDIDNNMIKKAKIGIYNKYAVRDVPKEYLKKYFEKTDDGLYKIREFIKKNVNIYNLNMIEDTTYERLDKDYDFIFCRNVFIYFTDDIRRKIIERFYFMLNDGGYIFLGHSESINRITNAFQIVKANDFILYRKPFKEGENNA, encoded by the coding sequence ATGATCAATGTATTAGACTTCAACCAAATAAGAGATTATATATATTCAAAGACAGGTATATATATTGAAGATAAGAGAATATATTATTTTAAAAACAGGATATTAAGAAGAATGAAAAAATTAGCAATAAATGATCTTATGCTATATTTTAATTTCTTAAAATATAGCGAATATTCTGAAATTGAATTATCAAAACTTATAAATGAAATTACAGTAAACGAAACATATTTTTTTAGAGAATTTCAGCAGTTGCAAACGTTTGCTGAATATGCCTTGAAAGATGTTTTAAGCAGAAAAAATAATAGAATAATTAAAGTTCTTTCTGCAGGATGTGCATCTGGAGAAGAACCGTATACAATATCTATAATTTTAAATGAAATGCTTGAATCGAAATATACTTTCAAAATAGATGCATTTGATATAGATAATAATATGATAAAGAAGGCTAAAATAGGTATATATAATAAATACGCAGTTAGAGATGTTCCAAAAGAATATTTAAAAAAATATTTTGAAAAAACAGATGATGGTTTGTATAAAATAAGAGAGTTCATTAAAAAAAATGTTAATATCTATAATTTAAACATGATTGAAGATACAACCTATGAAAGATTGGATAAAGATTATGACTTTATATTTTGTAGAAATGTCTTTATTTATTTTACAGATGATATTAGAAGGAAAATCATTGAAAGATTTTATTTCATGTTAAATGATGGTGGATATATATTTTTAGGGCATTCAGAATCAATAAATAGAATAACAAATGCATTTCAAATAGTTAAAGCAAATGACTTTATATTGTATAGAAAACCGTTTAAGGAGGGAGAAAACAATGCCTAA
- a CDS encoding HD-GYP domain-containing protein, with the protein MIISEYIRELNYEPIIASNGKEALKILKKEAVSVILMDIYMPVMGGFETIKKIRDMNIPTPIIILTTATNESDLKQAAKNGADDFLIKPVNFDELKIRLNTILKVKIFYENKNQFFASLLNENIVALENLENLYKKNQNLVFELLEKMYLVSEFRDDETYEHTKRVGSLSKLIAQAMNLDSNLINEIYFAAPLHDIGKIGIRDNILLKPGKLTIEEYEVMKDHAAIGYKILSKSESSILKLAASIAITHHERWDGSGYPRGLKRNEIPIEGLIVGVVDSFDAIVSKRIYKDKRELKEGFDEIKRLSGIMYSPKVVETLFKIKDKIKTFYEGGKLN; encoded by the coding sequence TTGATAATATCAGAATATATAAGAGAATTAAATTACGAACCTATTATTGCATCAAATGGAAAGGAAGCCTTGAAAATATTGAAAAAAGAAGCTGTATCCGTAATACTTATGGATATATATATGCCTGTTATGGGAGGTTTTGAGACTATAAAAAAAATAAGAGATATGAATATACCAACACCTATAATTATTCTTACAACGGCGACAAATGAAAGCGATTTAAAACAAGCAGCAAAAAATGGAGCAGATGACTTTTTAATAAAGCCAGTTAATTTTGATGAATTAAAAATAAGGTTGAATACAATTTTAAAAGTAAAAATATTTTACGAAAATAAAAATCAATTTTTCGCATCTCTATTAAATGAAAATATTGTGGCACTTGAAAATCTTGAGAATTTATATAAAAAAAATCAAAATTTGGTTTTTGAACTTCTTGAAAAAATGTATCTTGTGTCTGAATTCAGAGATGATGAAACATATGAGCATACAAAAAGAGTGGGGAGTCTTTCAAAATTAATAGCACAAGCGATGAATTTAGATAGTAATTTAATAAATGAGATTTATTTTGCAGCACCATTACATGATATAGGAAAAATAGGTATTCGAGATAATATATTATTAAAACCAGGAAAGTTAACAATAGAAGAATATGAAGTGATGAAAGATCATGCAGCAATAGGATATAAAATTCTATCAAAATCCGAATCATCTATATTAAAACTAGCAGCATCAATTGCAATAACTCATCATGAAAGATGGGATGGAAGTGGTTATCCAAGAGGATTAAAACGTAATGAGATACCAATAGAAGGGTTGATAGTAGGAGTTGTAGATAGTTTTGATGCAATAGTTTCCAAAAGAATATATAAAGATAAAAGAGAATTAAAAGAAGGTTTTGATGAAATAAAAAGGCTTAGTGGAATAATGTATTCACCAAAAGTAGTTGAAACATTATTTAAAATAAAAGATAAAATAAAAACATTTTACGAAGGGGGAAAGTTAAATTGA
- a CDS encoding chemotaxis protein CheX, whose amino-acid sequence MERKKIIIGIKKSETVLRNLTGMDIIMEFDKLLISKLNNIINNKSYTLYQTAISKEKKWDFYFTMLSDEFLKFLALVEHYSQIDTIEAEDVLDSFLEIGNIICGNVISVLTSGHNEVKFAIPILLKSSEIKSLTVNAIKIKFEVKETDITGYLLFAFNEGDRNVY is encoded by the coding sequence ATGGAAAGAAAAAAAATAATTATAGGAATTAAAAAATCGGAAACAGTTTTAAGAAATTTAACTGGTATGGATATTATTATGGAATTCGATAAATTACTAATATCGAAACTAAATAATATTATAAATAATAAATCTTATACCTTATATCAAACGGCAATAAGTAAAGAAAAAAAATGGGACTTTTATTTCACCATGCTTTCAGACGAATTTTTAAAATTTCTGGCTTTAGTAGAACACTACTCACAAATTGACACCATTGAAGCAGAAGATGTTTTAGATTCTTTTTTAGAAATTGGCAATATAATTTGCGGAAATGTTATAAGTGTTTTAACCAGTGGTCATAATGAGGTTAAATTCGCTATTCCTATATTGCTTAAATCCTCAGAAATTAAATCGTTAACGGTAAATGCGATAAAAATCAAATTTGAAGTGAAGGAAACAGATATTACTGGTTATTTATTATTCGCCTTTAATGAAGGTGACAGAAATGTATATTGA
- a CDS encoding response regulator, with amino-acid sequence MPKVLIIDDSKMTRSYHASILKSAGYEIYEAEDGAKALDILYREDKIDIILTDLNMPNLDGFSLIKKIRDDEFYKNVPIIIVTTLDKSTDKMKGFEVGANFYIVKPSDPESLIESVKLALGDE; translated from the coding sequence ATGCCTAAAGTATTGATAATAGATGATTCAAAAATGACAAGAAGTTATCACGCCAGTATTTTAAAATCTGCTGGGTATGAAATATATGAGGCTGAAGATGGAGCAAAAGCCTTGGATATTTTATACAGAGAAGATAAAATAGATATAATTTTGACAGATTTAAATATGCCAAATCTGGATGGATTTTCTTTAATAAAAAAAATTAGAGATGATGAATTTTATAAAAATGTTCCTATAATAATAGTTACAACACTTGATAAATCTACGGATAAAATGAAGGGATTTGAGGTAGGAGCAAACTTTTATATTGTAAAACCATCTGATCCTGAATCGCTTATTGAAAGCGTGAAACTTGCACTTGGAGATGAATAA
- a CDS encoding response regulator gives MKWKIMIVDDEFTSREFLKEYILNIVNDVEIFQAENADNGLKMLNERKAIHIIFLDIMMPGMDSFEFLNKIKELNPLIQVIIVTAHNNYDNIIKAIKNGADDYIIKPFSIDDVKDVLEYSIRKLHRWKHVLNNTL, from the coding sequence TTGAAGTGGAAGATAATGATAGTTGATGATGAATTTACATCAAGGGAGTTTTTAAAGGAATATATTTTAAATATAGTTAATGACGTTGAGATTTTTCAAGCAGAAAATGCAGATAATGGATTAAAAATGTTAAATGAGAGGAAAGCTATACATATAATTTTTCTTGATATAATGATGCCGGGCATGGATTCATTTGAATTTTTGAATAAGATTAAAGAACTTAATCCATTGATACAGGTGATTATAGTTACAGCTCATAATAATTATGATAATATAATAAAAGCTATAAAGAATGGAGCTGATGATTATATTATTAAACCATTTTCAATTGATGATGTTAAAGATGTTTTAGAATATAGCATTAGAAAATTGCATAGATGGAAACATGTGTTGAATAACACATTATAG
- a CDS encoding response regulator transcription factor, protein MAWKVLIVDDEPGIRDVLKDYIEMNFEHTKIETAENADIALKKINEDQYHVVLLDIVMPGLDAFEFLKKVKALNSLIHVIMITGNSTMERVLEAIESGADDYILKPFSTKEIEEILKCSFAKIERWRNAFKNSF, encoded by the coding sequence ATGGCTTGGAAAGTTTTAATTGTTGATGATGAACCTGGAATAAGGGATGTTTTAAAAGATTATATAGAAATGAATTTCGAACATACAAAAATTGAAACTGCTGAAAATGCCGATATTGCATTAAAAAAAATAAACGAAGATCAATATCATGTTGTTTTACTAGACATTGTTATGCCTGGATTAGATGCTTTTGAATTTTTAAAAAAAGTAAAGGCTTTAAATTCATTAATACATGTAATAATGATTACTGGAAATTCCACAATGGAAAGGGTGCTTGAAGCTATTGAATCAGGTGCTGATGATTATATACTAAAACCTTTTTCAACAAAAGAAATTGAAGAAATATTAAAATGTTCCTTTGCAAAAATTGAAAGATGGAGAAACGCATTCAAAAACTCATTCTAA